One window of the Desulfonatronum thiosulfatophilum genome contains the following:
- a CDS encoding BMP family lipoprotein has translation MFRRSGCLMFLVLLGLLTMTFTASAEQRVGIVFSTGGLGDLTFNDAALRGLQKAKKDMGISFQFIEPKDVENLEDHLKAFAMEDYDLVFAVGFQHEAALTQVAQDFPHINFAIVDSVVSAPNVSSVTFMEHDGSFLVGVLAGKMTNSNIVGFVGGMEVPLIRKFQSGFEQGVGFVNPDARVLVDYAGSFRAPALGKQLAISQNERGADIVYHASGATGIGVISAAQENGFHAVGVDSEQDHLAPGTVLTSMVKRVDVAVYETIRSLVEGNLQPGERHFGVAEGGVGTSDFQYTRDIIPQDALDAVESAKAEIISGEIVVIDPTR, from the coding sequence ATGTTCCGGAGGTCAGGTTGTTTGATGTTTCTCGTTCTGCTTGGATTGCTAACCATGACGTTTACCGCATCAGCTGAACAAAGAGTAGGGATCGTCTTCTCCACAGGAGGTTTGGGCGATTTGACATTTAATGATGCTGCTCTGCGTGGATTGCAGAAGGCCAAGAAAGACATGGGCATCTCCTTCCAGTTTATCGAGCCCAAGGATGTTGAAAACTTGGAAGACCACCTGAAAGCATTTGCCATGGAAGATTACGATCTGGTTTTCGCAGTCGGGTTTCAACATGAAGCTGCCTTGACACAGGTTGCCCAAGATTTCCCACACATTAACTTTGCCATTGTCGACAGCGTGGTATCTGCCCCGAATGTCAGCTCAGTGACTTTCATGGAGCACGACGGCTCATTTCTGGTGGGCGTACTCGCGGGAAAGATGACAAATAGCAATATCGTTGGTTTTGTCGGAGGAATGGAGGTCCCGCTCATTCGTAAATTTCAAAGCGGATTCGAACAAGGAGTCGGCTTCGTCAATCCGGATGCTCGAGTGCTGGTTGACTATGCGGGAAGTTTTCGCGCCCCGGCATTGGGCAAACAATTGGCCATCTCGCAGAACGAACGTGGGGCCGATATCGTCTACCATGCCAGTGGAGCAACAGGAATTGGAGTCATATCCGCTGCCCAGGAAAATGGATTCCATGCTGTCGGGGTGGATTCCGAGCAGGACCATCTGGCTCCAGGCACGGTGTTAACCAGCATGGTCAAGCGCGTTGACGTGGCTGTTTATGAAACCATCCGAAGCCTGGTGGAAGGGAATCTCCAGCCGGGAGAGCGTCATTTCGGCGTGGCCGAAGGCGGAGTCGGCACCTCGGATTTTCAATACACCCGCGACATCATCCCCCAGGATGCGCTTGATGCCGTGGAGTCGGCCAAGGCGGAAATCATCTCCGGCGAGATCGTCGTCATTGATCCGACCCGGTAA